The Brassica oleracea var. oleracea cultivar TO1000 chromosome C6, BOL, whole genome shotgun sequence genome includes a region encoding these proteins:
- the LOC106297769 gene encoding uncharacterized protein LOC106297769, whose product MDKSWVWLPRTSLEYEQGATDFVYGSAKRLGNPAKMFCPCLQCRNLCHQLVATVLDHLVIKGMDQKYKKNKCWSKHGEIRELKTSDEQTSECEAYELFRATFFDGDDNLDPRSDTPDQNDGIEEEADKEFMKKLEDAETPLYNACPNYTKVSAIMGLYRIKVKSGMSENYFDQLLKIVHDMLPEDNVLPTSTEAMKNYLKIFGFGYEKIHACKNDCILYRKQYKDLTSCPRCKASRWEVDKHTKKEKKWIPAKVLRYFPIEDRFRRMYRSTRMAEDLRCHFSNASEDGTMRHSVDSITWSQVNAKWPEFASDPRNLRLGLSTDGMNPFSNQSTKYGTWPVLLVNYNMTPTLCMKAENVMLTMLIPGPTAPSNNIDVIFNR is encoded by the exons ATGGATAAGTCTTGGGTTTGGCTTCCAAG GACTAGCCTTGAGTATGAGCAAGGAGCAACGGATTTTGTTTATGGGTCAGCAAAGAGGTTGGGTAATCCCGCAAAGATGTTTTGTCCTTGTCTCCAATGCCGAAATCTGTGCCACCAATTAGTAGCCACTGTCTTGGATCATCTGGTTATTAAAGGAATGGATCAGAAGTACAAGAAAAATAAATGTTGGAGTAAGCACGGGGAGATAAGGGAATTGAAGACAAGTGATGAACAGACTTCTGAATGTGAAGCTTATGAGTTGTTTAGAGCTACTTTCTTCGATGGTGATGACAATTTAGATCCCCGGAGTGACACGCCAGATCAGAATGATGGTATTGAAGAAGAAGCAGACAAAGAGTTTATGAAGAAGTTGGAAGATGCTGAAACTCCTCTCTACAACGCATGTCCTAACTACACCAAAGTGTCAGCTATCATGGGGCTTTACAGAATAAAAGTGAAGAGCGGAATGTCAGAGAACTATTTTGATCAGCTTCTGAAGATAGTTCACGACATGCTACCGGAAGATAACGTGCTTCCAACATCAACAGAGGCGATGAAGAACTACTTGAAGATATTCGGGTTTGGCTATGAGAAAATTCATGCATGCAAGAATGATTGCATCTTATACCGGAAGCAGTATAAAGATTTGACAAGCTGCCCTCGATGTAAAGCTTCTAGATGGGAAGTAGACAAGCACACGAAAAAGGAAAAGAAATGGATTCCTGCTAAGGTTCTTAGATACTTCCCGATAGAGGACAGATTCAGAAGGATGTATAGATCAACAAGGATGGCCGAGGATCTGCGTTGCCATTTCAGCAATGCTTCAGAAGATGGGACGATGCGGCACTCAGTGGACTCAATAACTTGGTCTCAGGTTAATGCAAAATGGCCAGAGTTTGCGTCTGACCCGAGAAATCTTCGACTTGGTCTGTCTACTGATGGGATGAACCCATTTTCAAACCAGAGCACGAAGTACGGTACATGGCCAGTCCTGCTAGTTAACTACAACATGACACCTACATTGTGTATGAAGGCAGAGAATGTTATGCTCACTATGTTGATCCCTGGACCAACAGCACCGAGCAACAACATCGACGTTATCTTCAACCGTTGA
- the LOC106297770 gene encoding uncharacterized protein LOC106297770 produces the protein MEVYDSFSKETFNLRAMLMWTISDYPGLGTLAGCKVKGKQACNVCGKDTPFRWLKFSRKHVYMCNRRRLRPGHPYRCRQSWFDNTLEEGTVPRIQSGAEIFEQLKDFRNDFGRPLDKKGKRKRSGLVDGEELSEEECDEESDRWRWKKRSIFFDLPYWKDLHVRHNIDVMHVEKNVSDAILSLLMQSAKSKDGLKAHHDLEDIGIQKNLDAQVRGKRNYLPPAAYWLSKTEKKKFCKRLAEFRGPDGYCANISNCVSVVPPTVGGLKSHDHHVLLQNLLPVALRGMLPTGPRIAVNRICNFFNQLCQCVIDPEKLVSLENEVVETLCQLERFFPPALFDIMFHLPLHLAREARLGGPVHFRWMYPFERYMKTLKSFVKNYARPEVCMAEGYMAGECMAFCLEFLKTSVAACENANRNEDLEPCDDILEGRPFHKAKAVTLTEKEREIAHRYVMMNTEMFTPYVDMHLEELQDKHVRCRRNKTYLWKNHGERFTQWVKEKIPSNSKDHSKKLKWLAFGPRAEAQTYKGYIVNGHRFHTDDVQRKTQNSGVSYEAFTMCRSSARDTNQKADIVAYYGVIQEIILLDYHMFQVPLFKCKWANKGHGVTEEEGFTLVNLHVNQSAFRQDPYIMLSQAKQVFYSREDESSPWYVVMKAPPRGYHELETEAEFVAPVSSLQHSEDLENQSSDDESFCVRDDCEGIYIMD, from the exons ATGGAGGTTTATGACTCATTTTCCAAGGAAACTTTTAATCTCAGAGCTATGTTGATGTGGACTATCAGTGATTATCCTGGTTTGGGGACGTTGGCAGGCTGTAAAGTCAAAGGTAAACAAGCATGTAATGTTTGTGGCAAGGATACACCTTTTAGGTGGCTGAAGTTTAGTAGAAAACATGTCTACATGTGCAATAGAAGAAGACTCAGACCTGGCCATCCTTACAGATGCAGACAGAGTTGGTTTGATAACACCTTAGAAGAAGGAACAGTACCGAGAATTCAATCAGGGGCTGAGATATTTGAGCAGCTGAAAGACTTTAGAAATGATTTTGGTCGACCTTTAGATAAGAAAGGAAAAAGAAAGAGATCTGGTTTGGTCGATGGTGAAGAGCTTTCAGAAGAGGAATGTGATGAAGAAAGTGATCGATGGAGGTGGAAGAAGCGGTCTATTTTCTTCGATCTACCTTACTGGAAG GATCTGCATGTACGTCACAACATCGATGTAATGCACGTTGAGAAGAACGTGTCTGATGCCATATTGTCCCTCCTCATGCAAAGTGCTAAATCAAAAGATGGCTTGAAGGCACACCATGATTTGGAAGATATTGGGATTCAGAAAAACTTAGACGCGCAAGTACGTGGGAAGAGAAACTACTTACCACCTGCTGCTTATTGGCTGTCGAAGACAGAGAAAAAGAAGTTCTGCAAGAGATTGGCTGAGTTCAGAGGACCGGATGGCTACTGTGCGAATATCTCCAACTGTGTTTCAGTTGTTCCTCCTACCGTTGGTGGCTTAAAGTCTCATGATCACCATGTGTTGCTACAAAACCTGTTACCTGTGGCTCTGAGAGGAATGCTGCCAACTGGGCCTCGGATTGCAGTGAATAGAATATGCAACTTCTTCAATCAATTATGTCAGTGTGTGATTGACCCGGAGAAGCTTGTATCTTTGGAGAATGAGGTTGTCGAGACATTGTGCCAATTGGAGAGGTTCTTTCCTCCAGCCTTGTTTGATATCATGTTCCACCTTCCTCTTCATCTTGCAAGGGAGGCACGTTTAGGTGGTCCGGTCCACTTTAGATGGATGTATCCGTTTGAGAG GTATATGAAGACACTCAAATCATTTGTTAAAAACTATGCTAGACCAGAAGTCTGTATGGCTGAGGGATACATGGCAGGAGAATGCATGGCCTTCTGTTTGGAGTTTCTTAAGACCTCTGTAGCAGCATGCGAAAATGCAAACCGTAACGAAGATCTTGAACCATGTGACGACATCCTTGAAGGTCGTCCATTTCACAAGGCTAAAGCAGTTACACTAACTGAGAAAGAGCGGGAGATAGCACATCGATATGTTATGATGAACACAGAAATGTTCACTCCATATGTTGA TATGCACTTGGAGGAATTACAAGATAAACATGTGCGGTGTAGAAGAAATAAAACTTATTTGTGGAAAAATCATGGGGAAAGGTTTACACAGTGGGTTAAAGAGAAG ATCCCAAGTAACTCAAAAGATCATTCGAAGAAGCTAAAGTGGCTAGCTTTTGGACCAAGAGCTGAAGCACAAACGTACAAGGGATATATCGTTAATGGGCATCGATTTCATACTGATGATGTACAGAGAAAGACTCAGAACAGTGGAGTGTCTTATGAAGCTTTCACCATGTGTCGTTCCAGTGCTCGAGATACTAATCAGAAGGCAGACATTGTTGCGTACTACGGAGTCATACAAGAGATAATATTGCTGGATTATCACATGTTCCAGGTTCCACTCTTCAAGTGTAAGTGGGCCAACAAAGGGCATGGTGTGACAGAAGAAGAGGGCTTTACGCTTGTGAACCTACATGTAAATCAGTCTGCATTTCGCCAAGATCCCTATATTATGCTGTCTCAAGCAAAACAAGTGTTCTATTCCAGAGAAGATGAATCATCACCTTGGTATGTTGTTATGAAAGCGCCACCAAGGGGATACCATGAGTTGGAGACAGAAGCAGAGTTTGTTGCACCGGTATCATCGCTTCAGCACAGTGAAGATTTGGAGAATCAATCTTCTGATGATGAGAGTTTCTGTGTTAGGGATGACTGCGAAGGAATCTACATAATGGATTAG
- the LOC106299421 gene encoding LIM domain-containing protein PLIM2c-like: protein MSFTGTLDKCNACDKTVYVMDLMTLEGMPYHKSCFRCSHCKAHFEQLFKESGNFSKNFQTGKTEKSNEMTRPPSKLSSFFSGTQDKCAACKKTVYPLEKMTMEGESYHKACFRCAHSGCPLTHSSYAALNGILYCKVHFSQLFLEKGNYNHVLQAAANHRRTPEEDKTQPNENKKKPTEDETSDAGPEADEEHES, encoded by the exons ATGTCGTTTACAGGGACACTAGACAAATGCAATGCGTGTGACAAGACTGTATATGTTATGGATTTGATGACACTGGAAGGAATGCCTTACCACAAGTCATGCTTCAGGTGCAGCCATTGCAAAGCTCATTTTGAACAACTCTTCAAAGAATCTGGAAACTTCAGCAAGAATTTTCAGACAG GAAAGACTGAGAAATCGAATGAGATG ACGAGGCCTCCAAGCAAGTTATCTTCATTCTTTAGCGGAACACAAGACAAATGTGCAGCTTGTAAGAAAACCGTTTATCCTCTAGAGAAAATGACTATGGAAGGAGAATCTTACCACAAGGCTTGCTTTAGATGCGCACACAGTGGTTGCCCATTAACACACTCTTCATATGCTGCTCTCAATGGCATCCTTTATTGTAAGGTCCATTTCAGTCAGCTTTTTCTCGAGAAAGGTAACTACAATCATGTCCTCCAAGCCGCTGCTAACCACCGACGTACACCTGAGGAAGACAAAACCCAACCAAACGAAAATAAAAAAAAACCTACAGAAGATGAAACTTCTGATGCAGGTCCTGAAGCAGATGAAGAACATGAGTCATAA